A stretch of DNA from Leptospira wolffii serovar Khorat str. Khorat-H2:
ATACTTTCCGCCAACTTCTAGAATGGGGTATTCTTCCCATAGTAAACGAGAACGACTCCGTGGCGACCGAAGAGGTAAAATTCGGAGATAACGACATATTGTCCTCCATAGTCAGTCTAATCGTCGAGGCCGATCTACTCGTGATCTTAACCGGAGTGGAAGGATTTCTAAAAGACGGAAAATTGGTCTCCTTCTTAAGCGAAGTAGGAAGTTCGGAGCTTTCCCAAGCGGGAGGACCGAGCGGTCCAGGCACGGGCGGAATGTATACGAAGCTCAAGGCGGCTTCTATTCTAGGAGAGGCCGGAATTCCCTGCGGGATTATAGACGGAAATCGTAAAAATTGCGTGCGTAGTTTTGTGGAAGAGAATAGACTCGGGACGTTGGTCGTCTCTGTAGGAAAGAAACGAAATTATACGGAGGAGGAAATCAAATCCATTCTCCGGTCCAAAAGAAACGGAGGAACAGAATGATCCAAAGATCTTCGGAATCCATTTATGTGGAAGAACTCTGCCAATCGGCCAAGAAGGCCTATAGACAGATTCGCAAACTGAACTCCTCTAAAAAAAATGCGGTATTATCCAGACTCGCCAAGGCTCTAATCGATAGAAAAGAGGAGATACTAAAGGAAAACGCAAAGGATTTAGAGGCAGGTAAGACCAAAGGACTCTCCTCGGCTCTTTTGGATCGTTTGGCTCTGGACGAAAAACGAATTACGAATTTATCAAATGCAGTCCAGGAAATCAAAGCTCTCCCGGATCCGGTAGGAGAAGCTACCCGAGGTCTGACTCTTCCGAACGGAGTAAGACTCATCACTAAGAGGGTCCCGCTGGGAGTCGTGATGGTGATCTACGAATCCAGACCGAACGTGACGATCGATGTGGGAGCCCTGTCCTTCAAATCCGGAAACGCTTGTATCCTGAGAGGAGGAAGCGAGGCGATTCATTCCAATACGATTCTTGCAAAAATCTTCCAGGATTGTATCAGAGAAGAAGGATTGCCTCCCGAGGCGGTAAGCTTCGTAGACAGAACGGAAAGAGAATACATGATTCCTTTTCTAAAACAAACGGCTCATATCGATATCGTCGTTCCTAGAGGCGGAGAAGGACTCATCCGATTCGTATCCGAGAATTCTCTGATCCCGGTCGTGAAGCACGACAAGGGAGTCGTGAATCTTTATATAGATAAGTCGGCGGATCCGAATAAGGCTGTGCCTATCGCGATCAATTCCAAAGTGCAAAGACCGGGAGTCTGCAACGCCGCAGAAAACTTGATCCTACATTCCGGGTATCCGTATACGAAAGAGCTACTGCAATCTCTTGCAGATAAGGGAGTCCAATTACTACTCGATCCCAGATCTCTGGCGATTTTTCCGCAGGGAAAGCCAGTGCAAGAAGACGAGTATTTGGAGGAATTCCTAGATCTGCGTCTTTCCGTCAAGACGGTGGATTCCATACAGGAAGCGATCGATTTCATAGAAGTCGTTTCCTCCGGTCATACGGAAGCGATCGTCACGGAAGATGTTTCCGCTGCGAACGTATTTATGGAATCTTTGGATTCAGCGGCGCTATTTCTGAACGTGTCCACACGTTTCCACGACGGAGGAGAATTCGGACTAGGAGCGGAAGTAGGAATCTCCACCGGAAAATTGCATGTGAGAGGTCCTATGGGACTCGTACACCTCACCACCACGACCACATACGCGGAAGGAGAAGGTCAGGTCCGGGGATAACGGACCTAACCCATTATGCGCTCCCCTTCCCTGACCGGGATTTACGGAGGGAGTTTCGACCCTCCTCATTTAGGCCATTTGGAGGTAGTGAAAACCTTCTGGAAGAATTTTCCGGACGCCGAAGAATTAGTGATCGTCCCGAATCGTTCTTCTCCCTGGAAGGAAGCCAAGGAAACTCCTCCGGAAAATATATTAAAATTAGTGAATATTCAATTTCGAACATTCCCTAAGACCAGAACCTGGGATTGGGAAATTCTCCGGGAAGAAAAAAGCTATACGGAAGACACCCTAGAACAGTTCCGAAAAGAAAATCCGAAGGCTTCGATCGCCTTACTCGTAGGAGAAGACCAATACTCCAATTTTCATAAATGGAGAAATTGGCGATCTATCTTGGATAAGATTTCCTTACTTCTCGTGTTTCGCAGAATTTCGGAACGCATTCCCGAAAATAAGGAGTTAACGGGGTATATGAATACGATCCGATTCTTGGAGAATCCGATCGTAGAGGCGGCATCTTCGGAAATACGACGACTTCTTCCAGGATGCATCCAAGAAAACCGAAAACCGATTGCGTTGGACGATTCCGTATGGAATGCAATTCGAACAGGAGGATCCTACAGATAATGCTTCCAGAATCCGTATCCGAACAAATCGAATTTTTCAGTAAGATCGTCCCCGAAGAGATCACTAAGACTCGATGGGAGCATAGCCTCAGAGTGGCCGAGATCGCCAAGGAACTCGCCCGGTTGCATTCTCCTCAGGATTCGGAATCGGCTTATTTGGCGGGAGTGATTCACGATATCACAAAGCAAAAAACCAAGGATTTCCATCTTTCCCTTTTTAAAGAATTAGGAGACTCGGAATCTCCTTCCTTACCGGAAGCCGCCTGGCATGCCAGATCCGGAGCCTTATATCTGAAATCGAAATACGGTTTGGAAAACGAGTTCGTTTTGGGAGCCGTTCGACATCATACTTTGGGAGGAAACGATGTGAACGTATTGGATTGCATTCTATACGCGGCCGATTTTCTAGGATCGGATTTTGCGGAAAAGCAACCGGATTACCCCCTGTGGAGAAAACAAGCCAGGGAGAATCTTTACAACGGAGTTCTAAACAAGGCCTCTCATACTCTTTCGGATTTGATCCAAAACAAAAGACCGATCCATCCGCGCACCATATCCATGTATCATTTTGCCCTGGGAAAATTATCCAATTGACAGGCATTTTTTTCCGCTCGAAATGGAATGCGAGGCTTTGCATTGAGTCCTTCTAGATCATCCAAACCGTTTAATCTGCTCCCACTCTGGATCGCTTCCGCATTCTTATTGATCGCTCTCGTCTTCTTCCTGTTCCGCAATTTCAGAAGGACCGGAATGGATGAAAAAATCTCCTCCGGCAAACCGATCCATATTCTCGTCCATGCATTCGGAAATGATGACGTCTACGAATTCGGTTTTTTAGCCACGGTATTTCCTTCTCAGGAGAGAGTGGCTTTATTCTTCCTACACCCGATTACCACCTTCGAGGATCCCGAAGACAGTTTGGAACAAATCAAATCCAAGGCGGAATCTGCGTCTAAGAATGCGGTCCAAGATATTTTGGGAACCAAACCCCATTATAATATCAGAATCAATTCCTCCTCCTTCATCCGGATCGTGGACCTTCTGGGAGGAATTTCCGTCTATACGGATAATCGGACCAATCGTAACTCCCCTTCTTATGTAAGATCCCCGGGGCATTACCTATATTCGGGAGAGGACGTCTATGATTACGTTTCCTTTATGGATAAGAAGGAAACCTTGGACTATCTGGACCGAATCAGCCGCCAAGAAAGCGCCGTATTATCCCTTTACGAGACCTTGTACGAAAACAAGGATCTATTGAATTCCTTCTGGTCCGAGACCGTCCTGTCTCTGGTGGATTCCGATTTTTCCAAAGACGATTTCTACTCCTTATTGAAATTCTCTACTTCTCATCGCTTGTCTTTCGGGGTGACGGAGCTTCCGGGAGAACCCGCCTTGGATATAAAAACGAAAAGACTTTATCTGAAGGCGGATTTAGCAAGGGCTTCCGTAGCGTTAAGAAAATTCCATAAGGATGTGATATCCGAGATATTCACCGACGGAGAATTCGCGAGAACGGAAGTATTGAACGGAACCGACGTAGCAGGACTTGCCAAAGATGTAAGAGGGATCCTTGCAGATAAGAGAATCAAAGTATTGTCCACCGACAATGCTTGGAGAAAGGATGTGGAAAAAACGATCGTACTAGACCGTTCCGGAAACACCGCCGTATCCGATAAAATCGCTTCTATTTTAGAAAAAACGAAAGTATATCACGTATTAAGAAAGGACCTAGGGCTGGATTCCACCGTGCTTTTAGGTTCCGACATAGAGCCCAAAAAGTAATTATGACATCCGCCTCCAAAAACAAACAACAAGACACACTGGAAATCCTAAAGACCGTCCATAAGATCATGACGGATAAGAAATGCGAAGAGATCACCGTTTTAAACTTGGAATCCGTACATTCTTATCTGAGTTACTTTCTGATCTGCACGGTAAATTCTTCCGTCCAGGCAAATGCGGTGGCAAGGGAAATCAAGAAATCCCTAAAAGGATACAAACTGCCTCACAAAGAGACCGATAAGACGGGCGCCTCCGCTTCTTCCGGATGGACCCTATTGGATTACGGAGAATTGATCATCCATATCATGACTCCCGAAAAAAGGGAATACTATAATCTGGACCGACTCTGGAGAGACGCCGAAAGAATCGAACTCTAATCTGTTAGTTGCAGAATTGTTAAATTAGTTTTTCCTTTAGGCTTTCCCAATCCTCTACCGGCAAGTCGCATACGAAGTCCCGGCAAAGATAGGCTTTGACCCCTCCTCCGGAAGTTCTGTTTTTCAGAAGAAGCAACCGATCCCCTTTTTCCGAGGCCTCTTTGTCCGTAGCCCAGGCGAAAACTGTGTCTGGAAGGAAATGAGATCCGACTCCTTTCCATATAGGAACCAGGTCCTCCTGGGTGGAATAGACGATCGCCAATTCCTGTCCCGGAGATTTACGCAACCAGTAGGCGGAAAGCATGTAAGGATAATTCATCGGATATGTTTCCAATTCTTCTTTGAAGTAGGAGAATATCCGATCCGCCGAAGCGAAATATTTATCCGAGTCGATGCCGAGTTTTGCAAGAATGACGAAAGCCAATGCGAGAGAACTGTTTGCGGAAGGCTCCACTCCGTCATAACCGTCGACGGTGCGTCTCAATAATTCCTCCGAGTCGGAACCCGAATCGAAGAATACCCCCGACTTACTTTGGAAGAGTCGAATCGCTTCCTCCGAAAAACGGATCGCATTCTCCAAATATCGGAATCCTTTTCCCGCTTGGAAAAGAGATAGAGATGCTAGAACGAACTCTGCATAATCCACACTATAACCTAAAAAGCGAGCCTCGCCTTCCCGATAACGACGGAGTAGTCGTCCGTCCTCTCGGATCAGATTGGATTCCAAGAATTTATAGGTTTCTTCCGCGTATTTCAGCAAGTCTCCGTCTCCAAAAGCCATTGCGGCCTTGGACAAAGCCTTCACGTATAGACAATTCCAGGAGAGTAATACCTTATCGTCCCGAAGTGGACGGATTCTCTCGGATCGTTTTTCCAATAATTTTCTTCTGTTCTTGGAGACGATTTCGCCCAACTCGTCCTCTTCCAAACCGTGGAGCCTTGCAAAGTTCATACGGAAGGATTCGTGCAGAATATTCTTTTCCTCGAAATTTCCCTCTTCGCTTACGTTCCAGAATTCTTCCATCAGAGTGGAATCCGCTCCGCAAACCGAACGGAATTCTTCCTTGGTCCAGAGGTAGAATAGGCCTTCTTCTCCTTCCGAATCCGCGTCTTCCGCGCTTGCGATTCCCCCTCCCGGAAGTCGCATATCCCTATGCAAATAACGGATCACGTCATAAGCGGCTTCCTTATATTTGGGCTCCCCGACTGCCTGATAACATTCCACCAGTGCTTCCAAGAAGAGGGAATTGTCGTAGAGCATCTTCTCGAAATGAGGAACCAGCCATTTATGATCCGTGGAATAGCGACAAA
This window harbors:
- the proB gene encoding glutamate 5-kinase, which produces MDRKDFDDKIKSAKKIVIKIGSARLSGSEEEVNDFLFSLVSDIRHLKDLGKEIIIVSSGAIARGRKLLATLPSGLVAGEGLPEKQALAAMGQNRLVNLYESFFSKVNIPLAQILFGVVDLETGEGFKNLKNTFRQLLEWGILPIVNENDSVATEEVKFGDNDILSSIVSLIVEADLLVILTGVEGFLKDGKLVSFLSEVGSSELSQAGGPSGPGTGGMYTKLKAASILGEAGIPCGIIDGNRKNCVRSFVEENRLGTLVVSVGKKRNYTEEEIKSILRSKRNGGTE
- a CDS encoding glutamate-5-semialdehyde dehydrogenase → MIQRSSESIYVEELCQSAKKAYRQIRKLNSSKKNAVLSRLAKALIDRKEEILKENAKDLEAGKTKGLSSALLDRLALDEKRITNLSNAVQEIKALPDPVGEATRGLTLPNGVRLITKRVPLGVVMVIYESRPNVTIDVGALSFKSGNACILRGGSEAIHSNTILAKIFQDCIREEGLPPEAVSFVDRTEREYMIPFLKQTAHIDIVVPRGGEGLIRFVSENSLIPVVKHDKGVVNLYIDKSADPNKAVPIAINSKVQRPGVCNAAENLILHSGYPYTKELLQSLADKGVQLLLDPRSLAIFPQGKPVQEDEYLEEFLDLRLSVKTVDSIQEAIDFIEVVSSGHTEAIVTEDVSAANVFMESLDSAALFLNVSTRFHDGGEFGLGAEVGISTGKLHVRGPMGLVHLTTTTTYAEGEGQVRG
- the nadD gene encoding nicotinate (nicotinamide) nucleotide adenylyltransferase translates to MRSPSLTGIYGGSFDPPHLGHLEVVKTFWKNFPDAEELVIVPNRSSPWKEAKETPPENILKLVNIQFRTFPKTRTWDWEILREEKSYTEDTLEQFRKENPKASIALLVGEDQYSNFHKWRNWRSILDKISLLLVFRRISERIPENKELTGYMNTIRFLENPIVEAASSEIRRLLPGCIQENRKPIALDDSVWNAIRTGGSYR
- the yqeK gene encoding bis(5'-nucleosyl)-tetraphosphatase (symmetrical) YqeK, with translation MLPESVSEQIEFFSKIVPEEITKTRWEHSLRVAEIAKELARLHSPQDSESAYLAGVIHDITKQKTKDFHLSLFKELGDSESPSLPEAAWHARSGALYLKSKYGLENEFVLGAVRHHTLGGNDVNVLDCILYAADFLGSDFAEKQPDYPLWRKQARENLYNGVLNKASHTLSDLIQNKRPIHPRTISMYHFALGKLSN
- a CDS encoding LCP family protein; the encoded protein is MRGFALSPSRSSKPFNLLPLWIASAFLLIALVFFLFRNFRRTGMDEKISSGKPIHILVHAFGNDDVYEFGFLATVFPSQERVALFFLHPITTFEDPEDSLEQIKSKAESASKNAVQDILGTKPHYNIRINSSSFIRIVDLLGGISVYTDNRTNRNSPSYVRSPGHYLYSGEDVYDYVSFMDKKETLDYLDRISRQESAVLSLYETLYENKDLLNSFWSETVLSLVDSDFSKDDFYSLLKFSTSHRLSFGVTELPGEPALDIKTKRLYLKADLARASVALRKFHKDVISEIFTDGEFARTEVLNGTDVAGLAKDVRGILADKRIKVLSTDNAWRKDVEKTIVLDRSGNTAVSDKIASILEKTKVYHVLRKDLGLDSTVLLGSDIEPKK
- the rsfS gene encoding ribosome silencing factor — encoded protein: MTSASKNKQQDTLEILKTVHKIMTDKKCEEITVLNLESVHSYLSYFLICTVNSSVQANAVAREIKKSLKGYKLPHKETDKTGASASSGWTLLDYGELIIHIMTPEKREYYNLDRLWRDAERIEL
- a CDS encoding thioredoxin domain-containing protein, whose translation is METSGNKPNRLASEKSPYLLQHSLNPVDWFPWSEEAFSKAKSENKMIFLSIGYATCHWCHVMERESFEDVATAKVLNRDFVSIKVDREERPDVDRIYMDALHAMGQQGGWPLNMFLTPEGKPITGGTYFPPVPKYGRKSFTEVLDILSKLWKEKKGELLEASEELAKHLKESEESKAFRDADSTNLPSVAVLENGYHLYDRYYDPDSAGFKSNSVNKFPPSMGLSFLLRYYKSTGELKALEMVEETLLAMKKGGIYDQIGGGLCRYSTDHKWLVPHFEKMLYDNSLFLEALVECYQAVGEPKYKEAAYDVIRYLHRDMRLPGGGIASAEDADSEGEEGLFYLWTKEEFRSVCGADSTLMEEFWNVSEEGNFEEKNILHESFRMNFARLHGLEEDELGEIVSKNRRKLLEKRSERIRPLRDDKVLLSWNCLYVKALSKAAMAFGDGDLLKYAEETYKFLESNLIREDGRLLRRYREGEARFLGYSVDYAEFVLASLSLFQAGKGFRYLENAIRFSEEAIRLFQSKSGVFFDSGSDSEELLRRTVDGYDGVEPSANSSLALAFVILAKLGIDSDKYFASADRIFSYFKEELETYPMNYPYMLSAYWLRKSPGQELAIVYSTQEDLVPIWKGVGSHFLPDTVFAWATDKEASEKGDRLLLLKNRTSGGGVKAYLCRDFVCDLPVEDWESLKEKLI